In Candidatus Bathyarchaeota archaeon, a genomic segment contains:
- a CDS encoding HAD-IA family hydrolase yields LEPLYEAYKEAVLTDVYAYEDSVSVLETLKRRGFLLGLISNTTDYESLRDILKKFGMFELFDSIAASVLTLWRKPRREIFMYALSQVDVEPREAVHIGDSLKNDVAGAKSVGMYAVWKVRNKQSLDSMQAPVKPDFVVEKLSEVLDFVELV; encoded by the coding sequence CCTGGAGCCTCTGTACGAGGCTTACAAAGAAGCGGTTTTAACCGATGTATACGCGTATGAAGATTCGGTCTCCGTCCTCGAAACCCTTAAGCGGAGAGGCTTTCTCCTAGGTCTGATCTCCAACACTACTGACTATGAATCGCTTAGAGATATCTTGAAGAAGTTTGGTATGTTCGAGCTTTTCGACTCCATAGCGGCGTCTGTCCTCACGTTGTGGAGGAAACCTAGGCGAGAGATATTCATGTATGCCTTGAGCCAAGTAGACGTCGAACCGCGTGAAGCCGTGCATATAGGTGATAGCCTAAAAAACGATGTGGCTGGGGCTAAAAGCGTCGGCATGTATGCGGTGTGGAAGGTTAGGAATAAGCAGAGTCTCGATTCGATGCAGGCACCGGTTAAACCAGACTTCGTCGTGGAGAAGCTCAGCGAGGTCTTAGATTTTGTGGAGCTTGTTTAA